Proteins encoded within one genomic window of Candidatus Syntrophocurvum alkaliphilum:
- a CDS encoding HD domain-containing phosphohydrolase yields MISKKHLTDNINFFFDASFAIDKDGKVIAWNKAMEEMTGIKREEIINKDNYSYAVPFYGKPRPGLLEVFIKNNEDIYSYYRNLNIEKNKIIAETYSEFLNAGQGAHLWVVATPLYNENKELIGAIEFIRDISEIKQLETDLKKSNEKYRNLVEQLNEIIYEIDLNARVTYISPIIEHIAGYKPEEIIGHRFTDFVYHDDLEERMAQFQRVVTGVQDYTEYRMVTKIGNPVWIRTSAKHIMKNGKVVGLRGIICNINDRKKAEQNLQKSEEKFRALFENMQDGVIIYELLYDENNNAIDYKIIDANSAFEKQTGISHNKSINKKITELLNLENAPYLKEYEQVDKTNIPYTIETYCKLLNRHFKMDVFSIKSGQLAAVFEDISERKKTEEQIRHLSYHDNLTGLYNRSYFEKEFPNIDNATNLPISIITADLNGLKLLNDTFGHIIGDDLLKFGADIFKKVVRKDDIVARVGGDEFVILLSNTSQKAAEKIIDRIQAEFDNKQIKGIKLGISIGAATKTYENENIQQILALSEEKMYKNKLYESKKTRENIIQTLLEFLNNKNIESKEHCDRIAKLSVQIAKKLNLHKEQIEKLKLLATMHDIGNITIPESILNKPEKLTEKESEQIKKHVENGYKIASMAPEMSHIAEEILSHHERWDGLGYPRGLKGEEIPLLSRIIAVADAYDVMTNDTPYRKAMTKHQALEELSANAGTQFDPYIVEAFLK; encoded by the coding sequence ATGATTTCTAAAAAACACTTAACAGATAACATTAACTTCTTTTTTGATGCTAGTTTTGCAATTGATAAAGATGGTAAAGTAATTGCATGGAATAAGGCTATGGAAGAAATGACCGGAATTAAAAGAGAAGAAATAATAAATAAAGATAATTATTCATATGCTGTCCCTTTCTACGGCAAACCTAGACCAGGGTTGCTTGAAGTATTTATAAAAAACAATGAAGATATTTATTCCTACTACCGCAATTTAAATATAGAAAAAAATAAAATAATAGCAGAAACATATTCTGAGTTCCTAAACGCAGGACAAGGAGCTCATTTATGGGTTGTAGCAACCCCACTATATAATGAAAATAAAGAGCTGATCGGAGCTATTGAATTCATACGAGATATAAGTGAAATAAAACAACTAGAAACTGATCTAAAAAAGAGTAACGAAAAATATCGCAACTTAGTTGAACAGCTAAATGAAATAATCTATGAAATTGATTTAAATGCTAGAGTTACTTATATTAGTCCTATTATTGAACATATAGCCGGATATAAACCAGAAGAAATAATCGGACACCGCTTTACTGACTTTGTGTACCACGATGATTTAGAAGAAAGAATGGCTCAATTCCAAAGAGTTGTAACGGGAGTTCAAGACTATACCGAATATAGAATGGTAACTAAAATAGGTAACCCAGTTTGGATAAGAACATCAGCTAAGCATATAATGAAAAATGGGAAAGTGGTAGGATTAAGAGGAATCATTTGTAATATCAATGATAGAAAAAAAGCAGAACAAAACCTGCAAAAAAGTGAAGAAAAATTCAGAGCACTTTTTGAAAATATGCAAGACGGAGTTATCATATATGAATTACTATATGATGAAAACAATAATGCAATTGATTATAAAATAATAGATGCCAACTCTGCATTCGAAAAACAAACTGGAATATCACACAACAAATCAATAAATAAAAAAATTACCGAATTATTAAATCTAGAAAATGCTCCATATCTAAAAGAATACGAGCAAGTAGATAAAACTAATATACCATACACTATTGAAACATATTGCAAACTATTAAACCGACACTTTAAAATGGATGTTTTCTCAATCAAATCTGGTCAATTAGCTGCAGTTTTTGAAGATATTAGTGAACGCAAAAAAACAGAAGAACAAATTCGCCACTTAAGCTATCATGATAACCTAACAGGTTTATATAATCGATCTTACTTTGAAAAAGAATTTCCAAACATAGATAATGCAACTAATCTCCCTATTAGTATCATCACTGCTGACCTTAATGGTTTAAAACTATTAAATGACACCTTTGGGCATATTATTGGGGATGATCTATTAAAATTTGGTGCAGATATATTTAAAAAAGTGGTTCGTAAAGATGATATTGTTGCAAGGGTTGGTGGAGACGAATTTGTTATATTGTTATCTAACACATCACAAAAAGCCGCAGAAAAAATCATTGATAGAATACAAGCCGAATTCGACAATAAGCAGATAAAAGGAATAAAATTAGGTATATCCATTGGTGCAGCTACAAAAACCTACGAAAACGAAAATATCCAACAAATTTTAGCACTTAGTGAAGAAAAAATGTATAAAAACAAGCTTTATGAAAGTAAAAAGACAAGAGAAAATATAATCCAAACACTGCTCGAATTTTTAAATAACAAAAATATAGAATCTAAAGAGCACTGTGATAGGATAGCTAAATTAAGTGTACAAATAGCTAAAAAACTCAACCTACATAAAGAACAAATAGAAAAATTAAAACTATTAGCTACTATGCATGATATTGGAAACATAACAATACCCGAGAGTATATTAAATAAGCCAGAAAAACTAACTGAAAAAGAATCTGAACAAATAAAAAAACACGTCGAAAACGGCTATAAAATTGCAAGCATGGCTCCAGAGATGAGCCATATAGCAGAAGAAATACTAAGCCACCATGAAAGATGGGATGGGCTAGGTTATCCCAGAGGCTTAAAAGGTGAAGAAATCCCTCTACTATCCCGTATAATAGCAGTAGCCGATGCCTATGATGTAATGACAAATGATACACCCTATAGAAAAGCAATGACAAAACACCAAGCCTTAGAAGAGCTTTCTGCAAACGCCGGAACTCAATTTGACCCTTATATTGTAGAAGCATTTTTGAAATAG
- a CDS encoding ParA family protein, with product MAKVISLINLKGGVGKTTLTVALAEFMAAVYGLKVLVIDIDPQTNSTVALIDEHEWKRRNVRGQTLLSVFKDSVNKYPVFSADEAIIKDVSNVGGGIKGLDLLPSSIDLIEFQDEVLYKGKGVTQDSVMQLRNAIADRINEYDMVMIDCPPDLGLFTQNGLLISDYYLIPVVPDILSTYGIPQIVQRINRFKKNTASKISPLGLVVSKYRAQASVHKGQLHRLKSSAVKLGYQRVFSTIIPENNQSAAAMDYSASYQNLQEKYSYNRPYQEYRQLTEEVLKYVKR from the coding sequence ATGGCTAAAGTCATTAGCCTTATAAATTTAAAGGGTGGTGTAGGAAAGACTACACTTACTGTTGCATTGGCTGAGTTTATGGCTGCTGTCTATGGACTGAAGGTGTTAGTTATAGATATTGATCCACAAACAAATTCCACTGTTGCATTAATAGACGAACATGAGTGGAAAAGGCGAAATGTTCGGGGGCAAACGTTATTAAGTGTATTTAAAGATAGTGTTAATAAATACCCTGTTTTTTCAGCTGATGAGGCTATTATAAAGGATGTATCTAATGTTGGTGGAGGGATAAAAGGATTAGATTTACTTCCATCAAGTATTGATTTAATAGAGTTTCAAGATGAGGTTTTATATAAAGGTAAAGGGGTTACACAGGATTCTGTTATGCAATTAAGGAATGCAATAGCAGATAGAATTAATGAATACGATATGGTTATGATTGATTGCCCACCTGATTTAGGTTTGTTTACTCAAAATGGATTACTTATTAGTGATTATTATTTAATACCTGTTGTTCCTGATATACTTTCTACTTATGGGATACCCCAGATAGTTCAGCGTATTAATCGCTTTAAGAAGAACACGGCTAGTAAGATTAGTCCTTTGGGATTAGTAGTTAGTAAATATAGGGCTCAGGCATCTGTGCATAAAGGGCAATTACATAGATTAAAGTCAAGTGCAGTAAAGTTAGGTTATCAGAGAGTTTTCTCAACAATAATACCCGAAAATAATCAGTCAGCTGCAGCCATGGATTATTCAGCATCCTACCAGAACCTACAAGAGAAATATAGTTATAATCGACCTTATCAAGAGTATAGGCAGTTAACTGAGGAGGTTTTAAAGTATGTCAAAAGATAA
- a CDS encoding glycine betaine ABC transporter substrate-binding protein has translation MFIKSKKLVISLSILLIFSITIMGCGLQGDEEHKGDVRIVYVEWVCATASSYVIADILENKMGYNVEVMPLSVGAMFEGLVSGDGDFMTTAWLPVTHKNYMDTMGDDFDFVGINTEGAYLGLVVPDYVTISSIEEMAEYKDKFKGEIVGIDPGASMMAATEQLIIDYDLEGFNLVEGTDATMTAALSRAIERDEWVAVTGWTPHWKFSRWNLKFLEDPKGLYGEEEYIGTIARKGLNEDMPEVYELISNFEWDVNDLASAIELAEEEGATSESAAAKWVEENEDLVNNWLPEAYK, from the coding sequence ATGTTTATAAAAAGCAAAAAGCTTGTTATTTCATTAAGTATTTTACTTATTTTCTCAATTACTATAATGGGCTGTGGTTTACAAGGTGATGAAGAACACAAGGGTGATGTAAGAATTGTTTATGTTGAGTGGGTATGTGCTACTGCATCTTCTTATGTAATAGCTGATATATTAGAAAATAAAATGGGATATAATGTAGAAGTAATGCCTTTATCTGTTGGTGCTATGTTTGAAGGACTAGTAAGTGGTGATGGGGATTTCATGACTACAGCATGGCTACCTGTTACTCATAAAAACTATATGGATACTATGGGTGATGATTTTGATTTTGTAGGCATTAATACTGAGGGAGCTTATTTAGGTCTTGTTGTACCTGATTATGTTACAATCTCATCTATTGAAGAAATGGCTGAATATAAAGACAAATTCAAAGGAGAAATAGTTGGAATTGATCCAGGAGCTTCAATGATGGCTGCTACTGAACAACTAATTATAGATTATGATTTAGAAGGATTTAATCTAGTTGAAGGTACTGATGCTACCATGACAGCCGCTTTAAGTAGAGCAATTGAAAGAGATGAATGGGTAGCTGTTACAGGTTGGACTCCACATTGGAAATTTAGTCGTTGGAATCTGAAATTTTTAGAAGATCCTAAAGGACTTTATGGAGAAGAAGAATACATAGGCACTATTGCAAGAAAAGGTTTAAACGAAGATATGCCAGAAGTTTATGAATTAATCTCTAATTTTGAATGGGATGTAAATGATTTAGCTAGTGCTATTGAACTTGCTGAAGAAGAAGGCGCTACCAGTGAATCAGCTGCCGCTAAGTGGGTTGAAGAAAACGAAGATTTAGTCAACAATTGGCTTCCAGAAGCTTATAAATAA
- a CDS encoding type II toxin-antitoxin system RelE/ParE family toxin, translating into MKWNVVYTEQAEQDLRSIFEYIAFALLEPEIAKNQSRRIMDAIAKLNKMPKRYHLYEKEPWYSKGLRVLPVDNYLVFYLPVESKTTVVIIRIMYGGRKIEEQL; encoded by the coding sequence ATGAAATGGAATGTAGTTTATACCGAACAAGCGGAACAAGACTTGCGCAGTATTTTTGAGTATATTGCATTTGCTCTGCTTGAGCCAGAAATTGCAAAAAATCAATCACGACGAATCATGGATGCAATTGCAAAGCTGAATAAAATGCCAAAGCGGTATCATCTTTATGAGAAAGAACCTTGGTATAGCAAAGGCTTGCGGGTTTTGCCAGTGGATAATTATTTGGTGTTCTATCTGCCCGTTGAATCAAAAACAACGGTTGTGATTATCCGTATTATGTATGGTGGTCGTAAGATTGAAGAACAATTGTAG
- a CDS encoding type II toxin-antitoxin system RelB/DinJ family antitoxin produces the protein MARTSNIFARVEPEVKKQAELVLEQLGIPMSKAIELFLRQVALQRGIPFDLKLSQSKLQSISALTEEQFNAEIEKGLSDLIDGRVVSAESVAEKMSRDYDI, from the coding sequence ATGGCAAGAACATCAAACATATTTGCTCGTGTTGAGCCCGAAGTCAAAAAACAGGCGGAGCTTGTTTTAGAGCAGCTTGGTATTCCGATGTCAAAGGCAATCGAACTTTTCCTTAGACAGGTTGCACTTCAACGAGGTATCCCATTTGATTTGAAGTTATCGCAAAGTAAACTACAGTCAATAAGTGCACTTACTGAGGAGCAATTCAATGCTGAAATCGAGAAAGGCTTGTCAGACCTAATTGATGGAAGAGTCGTTTCTGCTGAAAGTGTAGCTGAAAAAATGTCACGGGATTATGATATATGA
- a CDS encoding type II toxin-antitoxin system RelE/ParE family toxin: MATYDIQITKPAESDLLEIIWYISKELLEPETAQRVISRISNAIISLGSMQFRHALVSHELLAQKGIRKIVVNNYIVFYIVDEESKIVTIIRVLYNRRDWQNFL, encoded by the coding sequence ATGGCAACGTACGATATTCAAATTACTAAACCTGCAGAAAGTGATTTGCTAGAAATAATATGGTATATATCTAAGGAGTTATTAGAGCCTGAAACGGCACAAAGAGTGATTTCTAGAATTTCAAATGCAATTATATCATTAGGAAGTATGCAATTTAGACATGCATTAGTAAGTCATGAATTACTTGCTCAAAAAGGGATTAGAAAGATAGTAGTTAATAATTACATTGTTTTTTATATTGTAGATGAAGAGAGTAAAATCGTTACAATAATTAGGGTGCTTTATAATAGAAGGGACTGGCAGAATTTCTTATAA
- a CDS encoding type II toxin-antitoxin system prevent-host-death family antitoxin, protein MPVIRPSSDLRNKYNEISEFCNEYNEPVFITRNGQGDLAVMSIETYEKLVGKFELYKLLDEGMDAMQEKKVRSFKDALSDIQKDL, encoded by the coding sequence ATGCCTGTAATCAGACCTAGCTCAGATTTAAGAAATAAATATAATGAGATTTCTGAGTTTTGCAATGAATATAATGAGCCAGTTTTTATTACTAGAAATGGTCAGGGAGATCTTGCTGTTATGAGTATTGAAACTTATGAAAAGCTTGTGGGTAAGTTTGAGCTATATAAATTGCTTGACGAGGGGATGGATGCAATGCAAGAGAAGAAGGTAAGATCTTTTAAAGATGCATTGTCAGATATACAAAAGGATTTATAG
- a CDS encoding type II toxin-antitoxin system RelE/ParE family toxin: MENKNYQIKFTPIASEDLDGIYYHISRELHAEGAAVTLMEKIEHSVMRLKDYPFSCNYVEDEFLKNKGYRKLTINNYIVFYLVDEEKEQVNIMRVLYGRQKYQSLL; this comes from the coding sequence ATGGAAAATAAAAATTATCAGATTAAATTCACACCTATTGCCAGTGAAGATTTAGATGGAATTTATTACCATATCTCAAGAGAATTACATGCTGAAGGGGCGGCAGTAACTCTTATGGAGAAAATCGAACACAGTGTTATGCGGCTTAAAGATTATCCTTTCTCCTGCAATTATGTAGAGGATGAATTTCTAAAAAATAAAGGATACCGTAAGCTTACTATCAATAACTACATTGTATTTTATCTGGTTGATGAAGAGAAAGAGCAAGTCAACATCATGAGAGTTTTATACGGAAGACAAAAATATCAAAGTTTACTTTAA
- a CDS encoding type II toxin-antitoxin system Phd/YefM family antitoxin yields MPDIRPIKDLRNTTEISKLCHENKEPIFITKNGYGDMVVMSMETYEKKLAKAELYEKLAKAEEQLENGKPLEDAADVFKRLKDKYGK; encoded by the coding sequence ATGCCTGATATTAGACCCATTAAAGATTTAAGAAACACAACGGAGATTTCAAAACTATGTCATGAGAATAAAGAGCCGATTTTTATTACGAAAAATGGCTATGGTGACATGGTTGTAATGAGCATGGAAACCTATGAGAAAAAACTAGCTAAAGCAGAACTCTATGAGAAACTAGCAAAAGCAGAAGAGCAGCTTGAAAATGGAAAGCCCCTGGAAGATGCAGCAGATGTCTTTAAGAGATTAAAGGATAAGTATGGAAAATAA
- a CDS encoding integrase core domain-containing protein, translated as MTKKQLQHEVIALRSIVALSEHDIKTKKRPKPKATPAFRQLWVLLSKTYDKWDFTIAYFKPATIIKWHKTAFSFYWFKKSKKKGRSPIKLEVINLIKKIHKENPLLSPEKIHEKLILLNIKNAPAPNTIAKYLPQTKKPPSKKQVQSWRTFLKNHAKNTWAMDFFTMPTLTFKILYVLVIINHGSRKIEHFAVTTNPNADWLKQQLRNTTPYDHKPKYIIHDNDPVFLAKSVQEFLNFSGIKAKKTSIKSPWQNPYAERVVGILRQELLNHIIPLNEKHLNNLLKEYIEDYYNTHRTHQGINGNTPIPSPTYLPTKAKNSKLKSTPVLGGLYHTYNKAS; from the coding sequence ATGACCAAAAAACAACTCCAACATGAAGTCATTGCTTTGCGCTCAATAGTTGCATTAAGTGAACATGATATTAAAACAAAAAAACGCCCCAAACCTAAAGCTACTCCAGCTTTCCGCCAACTATGGGTGTTGCTTTCTAAAACTTATGATAAATGGGACTTTACTATAGCTTATTTTAAACCTGCAACAATTATAAAATGGCACAAAACAGCATTTTCTTTTTACTGGTTTAAAAAATCTAAAAAGAAGGGAAGATCACCAATAAAGCTAGAGGTTATAAATCTTATAAAAAAAATACATAAAGAAAACCCTCTATTATCTCCCGAAAAAATACATGAAAAGCTAATTCTTTTAAATATTAAAAATGCTCCCGCTCCAAATACTATCGCTAAGTATCTTCCCCAAACAAAAAAACCTCCCTCAAAAAAACAGGTTCAATCTTGGAGAACATTTCTAAAAAACCATGCAAAAAATACTTGGGCAATGGACTTTTTTACTATGCCCACTTTAACTTTTAAAATTCTTTATGTTTTAGTAATAATTAATCACGGCAGCCGAAAAATTGAACACTTTGCTGTAACTACTAATCCAAACGCAGATTGGTTAAAGCAACAATTAAGAAATACAACACCTTATGATCATAAACCTAAATATATTATTCATGATAATGATCCTGTTTTTCTAGCTAAATCTGTACAGGAATTTTTGAATTTTTCAGGTATAAAAGCTAAAAAAACCTCTATAAAGTCTCCTTGGCAAAATCCTTATGCCGAAAGAGTTGTTGGCATTTTACGGCAAGAGCTTTTAAATCACATAATTCCTTTAAATGAAAAACATCTTAATAATTTACTAAAAGAATACATAGAAGATTACTATAATACCCATCGCACCCACCAAGGAATTAATGGCAATACACCAATTCCTTCACCTACTTATTTACCTACAAAAGCTAAAAATTCCAAGCTTAAATCAACTCCAGTCCTAGGCGGGCTATACCATACATATAATAAGGCCTCTTAA
- a CDS encoding flagellin, which produces MIINNNMMAMNTHRQLTLNNAEGAQSTEKLSSGLRINRAGDDAAGLSISEKMRAQIRGLQQAERNAQDGISLIQTAEGALNETHDILQRMRELATQAANDSNVEVDRQAMQNEMNQLTSEINRIGNTTEFNTQKILQGEGVDPELKGDLNLPKAGLDDVPAYLEGGEFIPAKKAAIQIQFAQDAVESSTDDTNRVLDEDITVSLNGQDIKLNFKNEDDSTTFSTGDININDAGDDVDIYIEDGMSKEQITRLAEEALNQAIAVNESIDAEDYNISRDENALTIATVATGAGQEIQATGLLDDNAGGIEAADLMNYSAGGSLTAASFTASDVTGTGLNAIRKYSEATVDFDLDTIKNQVLNQGISEDNTDYFTAAGALSVDGLVKHLEGTGFTIGQETIEFFDGSDGCPLQKTYLNTKINIKLQEYNKIQKTLHKKQAFKLQIIKNIQ; this is translated from the coding sequence ATGATTATTAATAACAATATGATGGCAATGAACACCCACCGTCAGTTGACACTCAACAACGCAGAAGGTGCACAATCAACAGAGAAACTATCATCAGGACTAAGAATCAACCGTGCTGGTGACGATGCAGCCGGTCTATCCATCTCAGAAAAAATGAGAGCCCAAATCAGAGGACTGCAACAAGCAGAAAGAAACGCCCAAGACGGTATCTCATTAATCCAAACCGCAGAAGGTGCACTAAACGAAACCCATGATATCTTACAAAGAATGAGAGAGCTAGCAACCCAGGCAGCTAATGACAGTAACGTAGAAGTTGATCGCCAAGCAATGCAAAACGAAATGAATCAGCTAACATCAGAAATAAATAGAATAGGAAACACCACCGAGTTCAACACCCAAAAGATACTTCAAGGTGAAGGGGTAGATCCGGAACTAAAAGGTGACTTAAATCTTCCAAAAGCAGGTCTAGATGATGTGCCAGCATATCTTGAGGGTGGGGAATTTATTCCTGCGAAAAAAGCAGCTATTCAGATTCAGTTTGCTCAGGATGCAGTTGAGTCATCAACTGATGACACTAACAGAGTGTTAGATGAAGACATAACAGTTAGCCTAAACGGACAAGATATTAAACTAAACTTTAAAAATGAAGATGATAGTACGACTTTTTCTACTGGAGACATTAATATCAATGACGCTGGAGACGATGTAGATATCTACATCGAAGATGGAATGTCAAAAGAACAAATTACAAGACTTGCAGAAGAAGCTTTAAATCAAGCAATTGCGGTTAATGAATCGATAGATGCTGAAGATTACAATATTTCTAGAGATGAGAATGCATTAACTATTGCTACTGTAGCAACTGGTGCAGGTCAAGAAATTCAGGCAACTGGTTTATTAGATGACAATGCTGGTGGAATTGAAGCTGCAGACTTAATGAACTACTCTGCGGGTGGCTCTTTAACAGCAGCTAGCTTTACAGCTAGTGATGTAACAGGAACAGGATTAAACGCTATAAGAAAATATTCAGAAGCAACTGTTGATTTCGATCTTGATACAATTAAAAACCAAGTTTTAAACCAAGGTATCAGTGAAGACAATACAGATTACTTTACAGCGGCAGGGGCTCTTTCCGTTGATGGCTTAGTAAAACACTTAGAGGGTACTGGATTTACCATTGGCCAAGAAACCATTGAGTTCTTCGATGGTTCTGATGGGTGTCCACTTCAAAAAACATATCTAAACACCAAAATTAACATTAAACTACAAGAATACAATAAAATACAAAAAACATTACATAAAAAACAAGCTTTTAAGTTACAAATAATAAAAAATATTCAATAA
- the fliD gene encoding flagellar filament capping protein FliD, giving the protein MYGVNNIRFGGIASGLDTEDIVNQMMKIEKMKVDRHHQQKQVLEWKREDYRELNSKFLNLRNEAFDMRLQSSYMSREVSSSNESALSATAGSSAIEGNYEVEIKELARGVNKTSDVLQSNDDISNLKAQFGEDIGDEVSFTLKGQSGEQAFTFNTEEVSIHNVVREINNANLGIRANYDANIDRFFLMTTDTGTNSELSVLTDDGFLSDQLKLNLDESTTLQSTESLGESINTDEKLKEIFPELVGESDVFNISIKIGKDVEELSFGANDNIDTIIDEINDKLGEDVASFNDNKFSINGDEENNVSILSDEEGLLTNIFKLQMSSETGVNSKINFNDMEDLEFQSNDVEIMGINMNLQQAGETVNLTVSNDTDAVVEKITGFVDKYNKIIENISTKLGEERHRDFPPLTDEQRRAMSEDEIEMWEEKARSGHFRADPLLNSIASNLRMATSSPVEGIEGDYQQLSAIGISTQNWQEQGKLHVDEDKLRAALSDDLEGVIQLFTQDRVVEEDENGNEVVEKGPGIARALHEAAGNAIDSIRQRAGIDGLSHDPSFLGQQISREEQRIADMKQRMIRTEERLWSQFSAMERAVAEMNSQSDWLASQLGQMG; this is encoded by the coding sequence GTGTACGGCGTAAACAACATAAGATTCGGCGGCATAGCCAGCGGCCTCGATACCGAAGACATCGTAAATCAGATGATGAAAATAGAAAAAATGAAGGTAGACCGCCACCACCAACAAAAACAAGTTCTCGAATGGAAAAGAGAAGACTATCGCGAACTAAACTCAAAATTTCTAAACCTAAGAAACGAAGCCTTTGATATGCGATTACAAAGCAGCTACATGAGCAGGGAAGTTTCATCATCAAACGAATCAGCTCTAAGCGCAACCGCAGGATCAAGTGCCATAGAAGGAAATTATGAAGTAGAAATAAAAGAATTAGCTCGTGGAGTAAATAAAACTAGTGATGTTTTACAGTCAAATGATGACATATCCAATCTTAAAGCTCAGTTTGGGGAAGATATTGGTGATGAAGTATCATTCACTTTAAAAGGTCAATCAGGTGAACAAGCATTTACATTTAATACTGAAGAAGTTAGCATACACAATGTAGTAAGAGAAATAAACAATGCTAACCTAGGCATCCGCGCTAACTACGATGCTAATATAGATAGATTCTTCTTAATGACAACTGATACTGGTACTAATTCAGAACTATCAGTTTTGACAGATGATGGCTTTTTGTCGGACCAACTAAAGCTTAATTTGGATGAAAGTACTACTTTACAAAGTACAGAATCATTAGGTGAAAGTATCAATACAGATGAAAAGTTAAAGGAAATATTCCCCGAATTAGTTGGTGAATCAGATGTATTTAATATTTCAATAAAAATAGGCAAAGATGTAGAGGAATTAAGTTTTGGTGCCAATGATAATATCGATACTATTATAGATGAAATAAATGATAAATTAGGGGAAGATGTAGCTAGTTTTAATGATAATAAATTTAGTATCAATGGTGACGAAGAAAATAACGTCTCCATCTTGTCCGATGAAGAAGGCTTACTAACCAACATATTCAAACTACAAATGAGCAGTGAAACAGGTGTAAACTCTAAAATAAACTTCAATGACATGGAGGATCTGGAATTCCAAAGCAATGATGTAGAAATCATGGGCATAAACATGAACCTACAACAAGCTGGTGAAACCGTAAACCTAACAGTCAGCAACGACACTGACGCAGTAGTAGAAAAAATAACCGGATTTGTAGATAAATACAATAAAATTATAGAAAACATAAGCACTAAGCTAGGTGAAGAAAGGCATCGTGATTTTCCACCATTAACAGATGAACAAAGAAGAGCCATGAGTGAAGATGAAATAGAAATGTGGGAAGAAAAAGCTAGAAGTGGACACTTTAGAGCTGACCCTCTTTTAAATAGCATAGCTTCAAACCTTCGTATGGCTACATCCTCACCAGTAGAAGGCATAGAAGGTGACTATCAACAACTATCTGCCATAGGCATAAGTACTCAAAATTGGCAAGAACAAGGCAAACTCCACGTAGACGAAGACAAGTTAAGAGCAGCATTATCTGATGATTTAGAAGGTGTTATCCAATTATTTACTCAGGATAGAGTAGTTGAAGAAGACGAAAACGGAAATGAAGTAGTTGAAAAAGGCCCTGGAATCGCACGTGCATTGCATGAAGCAGCAGGCAACGCCATAGACAGTATCAGACAAAGAGCCGGCATAGATGGACTATCCCATGATCCAAGTTTTCTAGGTCAACAAATAAGTCGTGAAGAACAACGTATAGCAGACATGAAACAAAGAATGATAAGAACCGAAGAAAGACTATGGAGCCAATTCTCAGCCATGGAAAGAGCCGTGGCAGAAATGAACAGCCAAAGCGACTGGCTAGCCTCACAACTAGGACAAATGGGCTAG
- the csrA gene encoding carbon storage regulator CsrA, whose amino-acid sequence MLVLSRKKGESIIVGDNIEISIIDIQGDSIKIGVNAPKDVKIYRKEIYDQIIQENIQATQNISNLGKNLDKLKDYKK is encoded by the coding sequence ATGCTAGTACTTAGTAGAAAAAAAGGCGAAAGCATTATAGTAGGGGACAACATAGAAATAAGTATAATCGACATACAGGGAGATTCCATAAAAATAGGAGTAAACGCCCCCAAAGACGTAAAAATATACCGAAAAGAAATCTACGACCAAATAATACAAGAAAACATTCAAGCAACCCAAAACATAAGCAACCTAGGTAAAAACCTAGACAAACTAAAAGACTATAAGAAGTAA